Proteins found in one bacterium genomic segment:
- a CDS encoding UDP-N-acetylmuramoyl-L-alanyl-D-glutamate--2,6-diaminopimelate ligase has translation MKLKDLIKDIDKKVYNFKNIDIKGIAFDSRKVRDGYIFVALKGEKEDGHKFIPEAIERGAKCIVVEKKTSFLISDVVEIVVDDTKKVLAIISSRFYNDPSSKLKIVGITGTNGKTTTSFLIKNILEKAGEKAGLIGTISYQIGQRQIISFNTTPESADLQAFFSEMLKEECKWAVLEISSHGIEQRRILGINFDCGIFTNITPFEHLDYHKTFKNYLQTKLKFFSIYLKESKKENKKAIINLDDKFSSYFLREAKKAKIESIITYGKHRKSDIKLIDYSLTRNGNKIIFQRYGEKIEVFTHLRGIGNVYNCLAAISFATGYNIDKEIIIKGIEETLSVPGRFEFIDEGQPFDIIVDYAHTHNALLTLLQSVRQMKPKRIILVFGCGGNRDKSKRPLMGKIGVKLSDIVILTSDNPRSEEPREIIKDIEKGIPFYLKKKYAVIIDRKQAIKEAISLAGENDCVVIAGKGHETFQILKDVTVPFDDREEAKKTVKELYGKN, from the coding sequence ATGAAACTAAAGGACTTAATTAAAGATATTGACAAAAAAGTGTACAATTTTAAAAACATTGACATCAAAGGAATTGCTTTTGATTCAAGAAAAGTAAGAGATGGTTATATATTTGTTGCTTTAAAAGGAGAGAAAGAAGATGGACATAAATTCATTCCTGAGGCAATAGAAAGAGGAGCAAAATGTATTGTTGTTGAAAAAAAAACATCTTTTCTTATTTCAGATGTCGTTGAAATCGTAGTTGATGATACAAAAAAAGTTCTTGCAATTATATCTTCAAGATTTTATAATGACCCCTCCTCTAAATTAAAAATTGTTGGAATTACAGGAACAAATGGAAAAACAACAACAAGTTTTCTTATTAAAAATATATTAGAAAAGGCAGGAGAAAAAGCAGGATTAATTGGTACAATTTCCTATCAAATAGGGCAAAGACAAATTATCTCTTTTAATACAACTCCAGAATCAGCCGACTTACAAGCATTTTTTTCTGAAATGTTAAAAGAAGAATGTAAATGGGCTGTTTTAGAAATTTCTTCTCATGGTATAGAACAAAGAAGAATTTTAGGAATAAATTTTGATTGTGGAATATTTACAAATATTACACCTTTTGAACATCTTGATTACCATAAAACATTTAAAAATTACCTTCAAACAAAGTTAAAGTTTTTTTCTATATATTTAAAAGAAAGTAAAAAAGAAAATAAAAAAGCAATAATAAATTTAGATGACAAATTCTCCTCATATTTTTTAAGAGAAGCAAAAAAAGCAAAAATTGAGTCAATAATAACCTATGGAAAACATAGAAAAAGTGATATAAAATTGATTGATTATTCTTTAACAAGAAATGGGAATAAAATTATTTTCCAGCGATATGGTGAAAAAATAGAAGTTTTTACTCATTTAAGAGGAATTGGGAATGTTTATAATTGTTTAGCCGCAATATCTTTTGCTACAGGTTATAATATTGATAAAGAAATCATAATAAAAGGAATTGAAGAAACTTTATCTGTTCCTGGAAGATTTGAATTTATAGATGAAGGACAACCATTTGATATTATTGTAGATTATGCTCATACTCATAATGCTCTTTTAACATTACTTCAATCAGTTAGACAAATGAAACCAAAAAGAATTATTCTTGTTTTTGGATGTGGAGGAAACAGGGATAAAAGCAAAAGACCTTTAATGGGAAAAATTGGAGTAAAATTATCTGATATTGTTATTTTAACTTCTGATAATCCACGAAGTGAAGAACCAAGAGAAATAATAAAAGATATTGAAAAAGGTATCCCCTTTTATCTTAAAAAGAAATATGCAGTAATTATTGATAGAAAACAGGCAATAAAAGAAGCAATATCTCTTGCGGGGGAAAATGATTGTGTCGTTATAGCAGGAAAAGGACATGAAACATTTCAAATATTAAAAGATGTAACAGTTCCATTTGACGATAGAGAAGAAGCAAAAAAAACAGTGAAAGAACTATATGGAAAAAATTGA
- the murF gene encoding UDP-N-acetylmuramoyl-tripeptide--D-alanyl-D-alanine ligase, producing the protein MEKIEIEKIVKWCKGEINNKNFLPLYINGISTDTRKIKKGEIFIALKGEKFDGHQFVQEAYKNGAIGAIVDKNISFSSEKKFFIIRVKDTLKSLGDIAKEYRNYINPYIIGITGSDGKTTTKELIAKCLAEKFNVRANQGNYNNQIGLPLSLLSFDKKTEIGVLEMGMSKKGEIDYLSKIAKPDSCAITNIGRAHIGFFKNIKEIAESKSEILNNLKGEKFCLFNRDDNFFNFLKSRSSGNVKSFGKSIKADVRGIIIDEGNDFFSFKVNNFNEKFIVNFWNTSMIYPSLISIAFSIKFGIDFDKIKGVIEKFNSIEGRGKVYKIKGVCLIDESYNSNPNSLKNSLICFSRKNFKRKIAIIGDMAELGKFSSFYHKYIGQLIRKLDIDMVISLGEKSKIISDLNLGKHFSDIEKLNLFIKNKIKTGDGILIKGSNFLNMGEITKFLIKEIG; encoded by the coding sequence ATGGAAAAAATTGAAATAGAAAAAATTGTTAAATGGTGTAAAGGTGAAATAAATAATAAAAATTTTCTCCCTCTTTATATAAATGGTATTTCCACTGATACAAGAAAAATAAAAAAGGGTGAAATTTTTATTGCATTAAAAGGAGAAAAATTTGACGGGCATCAATTTGTTCAAGAAGCATATAAAAATGGAGCAATAGGGGCAATTGTTGATAAAAATATATCTTTTTCATCAGAAAAAAAATTTTTTATTATCCGCGTCAAAGATACTTTAAAGTCATTAGGAGATATTGCAAAGGAATATAGAAATTACATAAACCCATATATAATTGGTATAACGGGTAGTGATGGGAAAACAACAACAAAAGAACTTATTGCAAAATGTTTGGCAGAGAAATTTAATGTAAGGGCAAACCAGGGAAATTATAATAATCAAATAGGTCTTCCTCTTTCTTTACTTTCTTTTGATAAAAAAACTGAAATTGGTGTTCTTGAAATGGGAATGAGTAAGAAAGGAGAAATAGATTATTTAAGTAAAATAGCAAAACCTGATAGTTGTGCCATTACTAATATTGGACGGGCACATATTGGATTTTTTAAAAATATAAAAGAAATTGCAGAAAGTAAAAGCGAGATTTTAAATAACTTAAAAGGAGAAAAATTTTGTCTTTTTAATAGAGACGATAATTTTTTTAATTTTTTAAAAAGCAGGTCTTCCGGAAATGTAAAAAGTTTTGGTAAAAGTATAAAAGCAGATGTAAGAGGAATAATTATAGACGAAGGTAATGATTTTTTTTCTTTTAAAGTAAATAACTTTAATGAAAAATTTATAGTAAATTTCTGGAATACTTCAATGATTTATCCATCTCTTATATCTATTGCTTTTTCTATTAAATTTGGTATTGATTTTGATAAAATAAAAGGTGTAATTGAAAAGTTTAATTCAATAGAAGGCAGAGGAAAAGTATATAAAATAAAAGGAGTTTGTCTTATTGACGAATCATATAATTCAAACCCGAACTCATTAAAAAATTCGCTCATATGTTTTTCAAGAAAAAATTTTAAAAGAAAGATTGCTATAATTGGAGATATGGCTGAACTTGGAAAATTTTCTTCATTTTACCATAAATATATCGGGCAACTTATTAGAAAACTTGATATTGACATGGTAATATCATTAGGGGAGAAAAGTAAAATAATATCTGACCTAAATTTGGGAAAACATTTTTCAGATATTGAAAAATTAAATTTATTTATTAAAAATAAAATTAAAACAGGAGATGGAATTTTAATAAAGGGTTCAAACTTCTTGAATATGGGAGAAATAACAAAATTTTTAATAAAGGAAATAGGATAA
- the mraY gene encoding phospho-N-acetylmuramoyl-pentapeptide-transferase has product MLYKLLYECVKYWFGFNVFKYITVRATLATFTSLIISIIFGKKFINSMKRFCHPNDFLNFRENNKKDIPTMGGIFILSTLLFSTILWADISNIYILLLIFLTIYLALFGYWDDMKKLVNQSSRKGLRPIIKIVAQVGAGLVIGIVLVYGQGINFDTSVYLPFFKKVVIPLGEYYILFAIFLIVATSNAVNLTDGMDGLAIGSVMIVTLAYAAISYLAGNIKFAEYLSIPYVKGAEEVTIFTGALVGSCLGFLWYNCYPAEIFMGDTGSLPLGGIIGFLAIIVKQELSLIFVGGIFLIEGLSVVIQIISVKTRGKKVFLMTPLHHHFEKRGIPESKVVIRFLILTLILSLFTVITLKIR; this is encoded by the coding sequence ATGCTTTATAAATTACTGTATGAATGCGTAAAGTACTGGTTTGGATTTAATGTGTTCAAATATATCACAGTTAGAGCAACTCTTGCAACATTTACATCTCTTATAATTTCAATCATTTTTGGTAAGAAATTTATAAATTCAATGAAAAGGTTTTGCCATCCAAATGATTTTTTAAATTTTAGAGAAAATAATAAAAAAGACATCCCAACAATGGGTGGAATTTTTATACTTTCCACTCTTCTATTTTCAACAATTTTATGGGCTGATATATCAAATATCTATATTCTCCTTCTGATTTTTCTTACCATTTATCTTGCTCTTTTTGGATATTGGGATGACATGAAAAAACTTGTAAATCAAAGTTCAAGAAAGGGATTAAGACCAATTATAAAAATAGTTGCCCAGGTCGGTGCAGGATTGGTTATAGGTATTGTTCTTGTTTATGGTCAGGGAATAAACTTTGATACTTCTGTTTATCTTCCTTTTTTTAAAAAAGTAGTAATACCTCTTGGAGAATATTATATTCTTTTTGCAATATTCCTCATTGTTGCAACTTCAAATGCAGTAAATCTCACAGATGGAATGGATGGACTTGCAATTGGTTCTGTAATGATTGTTACCCTTGCTTATGCTGCAATATCCTATTTAGCAGGTAATATTAAATTCGCAGAGTATTTAAGTATACCATATGTTAAAGGTGCGGAAGAAGTTACCATTTTTACTGGTGCTCTTGTTGGCTCCTGTTTAGGATTTTTATGGTACAATTGTTATCCAGCAGAAATTTTTATGGGTGATACTGGTTCTTTACCACTTGGAGGAATTATTGGATTTTTAGCAATAATTGTAAAACAGGAACTCTCCTTAATTTTTGTAGGAGGTATATTTCTTATTGAAGGACTTTCAGTTGTTATTCAAATCATATCAGTAAAAACAAGAGGCAAAAAGGTTTTTCTTATGACACCATTACACCATCATTTTGAAAAAAGAGGAATACCTGAATCAAAAGTTGTTATAAGATTCTTGATACTTACACTCATTTTATCACTTTTTACAGTAATAACTCTCAAAATAAGATGA
- the murD gene encoding UDP-N-acetylmuramoyl-L-alanine--D-glutamate ligase — translation MNLENKKVVIVGFGKTGLAVANFLLNKKVNVFITDKEATKEKIENLKKLNGKIEVEFGKHSSSFLKGTDLIVISPGVDERVLPEIVLEEKIPVVSEIELSYSFSPSKKIIAITGTNGKTTTTLMAGNLLKFAYQPYVVCGNIGNPFISEIEKITKDTYIIIEVSSFQLEKIRNFKPYIGVILNIADDHFDRYANFNEYIRSKEKIFINKEENDWAVLNGDDKNCINIGKKIKGNKIFFGFSKNFDVYFKNNSIYYNNEKIVNFDKTNLIGKGNIYNTMAIVSIGKICNIKNEIIEESLVNFTPPSHRMEKVRQINGITFINDSKATNPHAVENALECLPDGKVILLMGGLDKELPFKQLRNIIEKKVKLLVLFGKAKDKIENELKIKKIPVRKFDNLEDAVDFSYKNSEKGDIVLLSPGCASFDQFKNYEERGNVYKRKVSNLL, via the coding sequence ATGAATTTAGAAAATAAAAAAGTTGTTATTGTTGGATTTGGAAAAACAGGACTTGCAGTTGCGAATTTTCTTTTAAATAAAAAAGTAAATGTATTTATAACAGATAAGGAAGCAACAAAAGAAAAAATAGAGAATTTAAAAAAGTTAAATGGGAAAATTGAAGTTGAATTTGGAAAACATTCTTCTTCTTTTTTGAAAGGAACTGACTTAATTGTAATAAGTCCTGGTGTTGATGAAAGGGTTTTACCTGAAATTGTTTTAGAAGAAAAAATCCCTGTGGTCAGTGAAATTGAATTATCTTATAGTTTTTCACCTTCAAAAAAAATAATTGCTATTACAGGAACAAATGGAAAAACAACAACTACTTTAATGGCTGGTAATCTTTTAAAATTTGCCTATCAACCTTATGTTGTTTGTGGAAATATAGGAAACCCATTTATATCTGAAATTGAAAAAATTACAAAAGATACATATATTATTATTGAAGTTAGTAGTTTTCAATTAGAAAAAATCAGAAATTTCAAACCATATATTGGAGTAATTTTAAATATTGCAGATGACCATTTTGATAGATATGCAAATTTTAATGAATATATTAGAAGTAAAGAAAAAATTTTTATAAATAAAGAGGAAAACGATTGGGCTGTGTTAAATGGAGATGATAAAAACTGTATAAATATCGGCAAGAAAATTAAAGGGAATAAAATCTTTTTTGGTTTTTCTAAAAATTTTGATGTTTATTTTAAAAATAACTCTATATATTACAATAATGAAAAAATAGTTAATTTTGATAAAACAAACCTTATAGGTAAAGGAAACATTTATAATACAATGGCAATAGTATCAATTGGTAAAATATGTAATATTAAAAATGAAATTATAGAAGAAAGTTTAGTTAACTTTACTCCTCCATCTCACAGAATGGAAAAAGTTCGTCAAATAAATGGAATAACATTTATTAATGATTCAAAAGCAACAAACCCACATGCAGTTGAAAATGCCCTTGAATGTCTACCTGATGGAAAGGTAATTTTGCTTATGGGCGGTCTTGATAAAGAACTACCTTTTAAGCAGTTGAGAAATATAATTGAAAAAAAAGTCAAATTATTAGTTCTGTTTGGCAAGGCAAAAGATAAAATAGAAAATGAATTAAAAATTAAGAAAATCCCGGTTAGAAAATTTGATAACTTAGAAGATGCAGTTGATTTTTCTTATAAAAATTCTGAAAAAGGAGATATCGTTTTACTTTCACCTGGTTGTGCATCATTTGACCAATTTAAAAATTACGAGGAGAGAGGAAATGTTTATAAGAGGAAAGTCAGCAATTTATTATAG